Proteins from a genomic interval of Granulicella sp. L56:
- a CDS encoding carboxymuconolactone decarboxylase family protein — translation MPHISLPEGIPGISSGFAFRPETAKPMRELAHVLLHEPSTLSPAERELIATYVSSQNDCYFCQTSHGAAAAAHLRENASAVDQVKHDFMHAAVSDKLKALLVIAGQVQQSGKNVSPDSVQKARELGATDLEIHDTVLIAAAFCMYNRYVDGLATWQPRDPAMYAAMGEHLAAHGYIAPSIKP, via the coding sequence ATGCCACATATATCTTTACCCGAAGGAATTCCCGGGATCAGCAGCGGCTTCGCCTTTCGGCCGGAGACGGCCAAACCAATGCGCGAACTGGCACATGTACTGCTTCATGAACCCAGCACCTTGAGCCCGGCAGAACGGGAGCTGATCGCGACGTATGTCTCCAGTCAAAATGATTGTTATTTCTGCCAGACTAGCCACGGGGCTGCCGCCGCCGCACACCTCAGAGAGAACGCGAGCGCGGTAGACCAGGTGAAGCATGACTTTATGCATGCCGCTGTTTCGGACAAGCTCAAGGCGTTGCTTGTCATTGCCGGACAGGTACAACAGAGCGGCAAGAACGTTTCGCCGGACAGTGTGCAGAAGGCTCGCGAGCTAGGTGCAACCGATCTGGAGATCCACGATACGGTGCTCATTGCCGCGGCTTTCTGCATGTATAACCGCTATGTGGATGGACTTGCGACGTGGCAGCCGCGCGACCCCGCCATGTACGCCGCCATGGGCGAACACCTTGCCGCGCACGGTTATATCGCCCCGTCTATAAAGCCGTAA
- a CDS encoding carboxymuconolactone decarboxylase family protein encodes MACSPCCAEIPSATSSSLRGNLSRRRFQNKLFPERTRHSMAHIQLPEGLPGIRGAMAFRPETAKPLNELVEILLHGPNSLTPGERELIATYVSTENDCYYCQTIHGAIAAASLGDDEALVKKVKVDFRNAAISDKLKALLVIAGQVQKGGKHVTSSAVADARVVGATDMEIHDTVLIAAAFCMYNRYVDGLDTVQPKDEAMYRERGKRVARDGYVSVSKEYLPAVAAQ; translated from the coding sequence TTGGCCTGCTCGCCGTGCTGTGCGGAGATCCCATCCGCCACTTCTTCTTCTCTTCGCGGCAATCTGTCACGACGCAGGTTCCAGAACAAACTCTTCCCTGAAAGGACACGACACTCCATGGCACATATCCAATTACCCGAAGGGCTTCCCGGAATCCGAGGCGCAATGGCGTTCCGGCCCGAGACCGCGAAACCGCTTAATGAACTGGTGGAGATTTTGCTGCATGGCCCGAACTCCCTAACGCCCGGCGAACGCGAGTTAATCGCGACCTATGTGTCGACGGAGAACGACTGCTACTACTGCCAGACGATCCACGGCGCCATTGCCGCCGCCAGCCTTGGCGATGACGAGGCACTGGTGAAGAAGGTAAAGGTCGATTTTCGAAACGCTGCGATCTCGGACAAGCTGAAGGCCCTGCTGGTAATCGCGGGGCAAGTGCAGAAGGGCGGCAAGCACGTAACTTCCTCCGCTGTAGCAGACGCGCGAGTGGTGGGCGCGACGGATATGGAGATACACGATACCGTCCTGATCGCCGCGGCTTTCTGCATGTACAACCGCTATGTCGACGGTCTGGACACGGTGCAGCCAAAGGACGAGGCAATGTACAGAGAGCGAGGCAAACGCGTGGCGCGCGACGGATACGTGAGCGTAAGCAAGGAGTACCTGCCCGCGGTCGCGGCACAGTAG
- a CDS encoding tetratricopeptide repeat protein, whose protein sequence is MKPNLQLTIALAVALGALATVCHAQATAATVSQRQLAFSLEQQGKNAEAETAWHAVLKGTPNNAEAYAHLGFLEALQGHYKDAAPFYRRALILDPKMPGLQMNLGLALFKGDELKEAIRVFDQLLKEQPPNSPEAQRVAILIGMARYGLGEFAMAIPYLKEATTREPQNLPFRLLLAHSCLATKQFQCVLDVYHEILTLNAESAEADMLAGEALDEMKDPDGAVRQFRAAVKANPREPNVHFGLGYLLWGQKQYENAAVEFQEELANVPNHVQALTYLADCDMHLNHPQAALPLLTQAIQIDPAVGLPHLDLGILEAAAGYREEALQQLKIAATLNPDDMNAHWQLARLYKDMGRTANAKVEFQKTSDLHKAVDASLVEQLEKASANGKVAGELNGAPSKSESVKR, encoded by the coding sequence GTGAAACCGAATCTGCAACTAACAATTGCCCTCGCGGTGGCATTGGGGGCGCTGGCCACTGTCTGCCATGCTCAAGCAACGGCGGCTACAGTGAGTCAACGTCAGTTGGCCTTCTCATTGGAGCAGCAGGGCAAAAATGCTGAAGCGGAGACTGCGTGGCACGCTGTTCTAAAAGGAACGCCCAATAATGCCGAGGCATATGCTCATCTGGGGTTTCTCGAAGCTCTCCAGGGACACTACAAAGACGCTGCCCCCTTCTATCGTAGAGCTTTAATCCTCGATCCGAAGATGCCGGGTTTGCAGATGAATCTCGGCCTTGCTCTCTTTAAAGGAGACGAGTTGAAGGAGGCGATTCGGGTATTCGACCAATTACTCAAAGAGCAGCCGCCAAACTCACCGGAGGCGCAACGCGTTGCCATTCTTATCGGTATGGCTCGCTATGGACTGGGTGAATTCGCGATGGCGATCCCCTATCTAAAAGAGGCAACCACTCGCGAACCGCAAAATCTCCCTTTCCGCCTTCTTCTGGCTCATAGCTGTCTCGCGACAAAGCAGTTCCAATGTGTGCTTGATGTCTATCACGAGATTCTGACCTTGAATGCCGAATCGGCTGAGGCCGATATGCTTGCCGGTGAAGCATTGGACGAGATGAAAGATCCTGATGGCGCTGTGCGGCAGTTCCGCGCTGCCGTCAAAGCCAATCCCAGGGAGCCAAACGTGCACTTCGGTCTGGGATATCTGTTGTGGGGGCAGAAACAATACGAGAATGCTGCGGTCGAATTTCAGGAAGAACTGGCTAATGTTCCCAACCATGTCCAGGCTCTAACGTATCTCGCGGACTGCGACATGCATCTGAATCATCCCCAGGCCGCTCTTCCCTTACTGACACAGGCAATTCAAATTGATCCTGCAGTGGGACTCCCTCATCTTGATTTAGGCATTCTTGAGGCTGCTGCGGGTTATCGCGAGGAAGCGTTGCAGCAACTTAAGATCGCCGCAACACTAAATCCCGATGATATGAACGCTCATTGGCAACTGGCGCGACTTTATAAAGATATGGGCAGAACCGCTAACGCAAAGGTTGAATTCCAAAAGACAAGCGATCTGCACAAGGCAGTCGATGCTTCACTCGTCGAACAACTTGAGAAGGCGAGCGCAAATGGCAAGGTCGCAGGGGAGTTAAACGGTGCCCCCTCGAAATCAGAATCTGTAAAACGCTGA
- a CDS encoding 2-oxoadipate dioxygenase/decarboxylase family protein, whose amino-acid sequence MDQSLRNGKTILHDHGAVRTIAMAGMGNLPAGQEAITRILRPLGYALHGVYPLERLRMTGRSYAQVDFPEEIAQFFVSELHPERFSAEFQAALSRIVATSTDPLTQGAHNLLEELEAARSLSQDQAVALLPVLVSCFGRRHGEITLEDYEKLLAESSEAAWIATEGNAFNHVTDRVEDVDQLAAEQKALGQPMKAAVETSQSSRVRQTAFRAALVPRTFRAPNGGSLEKEVPGSFLEFITRLPLPEDDSGKKGLDLSFDSSNAQAIFKMTSTSKS is encoded by the coding sequence GTGGATCAAAGTCTTCGCAATGGAAAAACTATCCTTCACGATCATGGAGCGGTTCGCACGATCGCCATGGCAGGGATGGGGAACCTTCCGGCAGGACAAGAGGCCATCACACGGATACTGCGCCCACTTGGCTATGCGCTCCATGGAGTCTATCCGCTGGAGCGGCTGCGCATGACAGGCCGCTCCTACGCCCAGGTCGACTTTCCCGAGGAGATCGCGCAATTTTTTGTCAGCGAACTTCATCCCGAACGATTCTCCGCCGAATTCCAAGCCGCTCTGAGCCGCATCGTGGCAACTTCGACCGATCCGCTGACTCAGGGCGCGCACAATCTTCTTGAAGAGTTGGAGGCTGCACGATCTTTAAGTCAGGATCAGGCTGTTGCTCTCTTGCCAGTTCTTGTCTCTTGCTTTGGCCGCCGGCACGGCGAGATTACTCTCGAAGACTATGAGAAATTGTTGGCTGAGTCCTCTGAGGCAGCGTGGATCGCTACGGAAGGCAATGCATTCAACCACGTTACCGACCGGGTCGAAGATGTGGATCAGCTCGCGGCCGAGCAGAAGGCACTTGGACAGCCTATGAAGGCTGCGGTGGAGACCTCTCAATCCAGCAGGGTGCGCCAGACTGCATTCCGCGCAGCCCTTGTGCCAAGAACATTTCGTGCGCCTAACGGTGGTTCCCTGGAGAAAGAAGTTCCCGGCTCTTTTCTGGAGTTCATCACGCGTCTCCCTCTGCCCGAGGACGACTCTGGTAAAAAAGGGTTGGACCTGAGCTTCGACAGCTCCAACGCACAGGCTATCTTTAAAATGACTTCCACCTCAAAGTCTTAG
- a CDS encoding TonB-dependent receptor, protein MEYDAMQNDRGASILALKLPVLTCLKIWLALIAIFVMLVPVARAQDNATITGTVVDSSGAIVANAQVSLGNDATAQTRNVTSNNAGAYRFANVGVGRYTLSSSVAGFQKYVKTGIVVNVAQTLEENIALTVGSQEQTVTVTANALQVQSETNELSNLISGKQVSQLATNGRNVTALAALGMGVSNTLSDFGGVNALTSSNSISFNGTRVSHNIYLLDGGELNDRGCGGCFSSLPSIDALAEFQTLGSNYGPDYGIGSGGTILMVIKSGTRQFHGGLWEFNRNEAFDANNYFTNLAGQSRPKFRLNTYGGNIGGPLWIPHIYNDSRNRTFFFVNEEWRKLIQGSAPSVVNTIAANNFPAPNQSLAYTVADKAPIPVVPATTDPAKLQIYAANNLHIGQPFPNNVIPAALIDQNAVLEVNAGTFPKPNLGTNQYISSIPQPTDVREDVVRIDHTINSKLQLMGHYLHDAVSQTYYPPLWGDSTYPTVGTAMLNPSWSATIKLTQTYSPSLLNETAFLYSGNTIHLSPVAGADSAFAQPAGWTATSFFPLANNVGSRMPEIDLQGSPLNTNWSSSYFPWKNSYQGYETRDDLSWTHGKHQFKFGASVLHDPKNQQLQANTQGTAAFNSSGFSGDSYVNFLLGDAATFTQLQYLAGKHWVNNNYGFYGNDNWHITPRLTLNLGLRYDGMPHAFERYNQFANFVPSAYNTSLGNPLNPDGTLNPASLTSFNGAQFYLNGIKEAGANGFSRGVVQNSYYTFEPRVGFAYSATNDGRTVVRGGFGVFYERVQGNDVYNAALNPPFAYQPSATNVSFSNPNTSALTGITTTQSFPSVLTNLEYKYSPPGTIMFSFGVQRELAPSIIAVLQYAGSLGWDQSDGRAINTLPLTDPNNAANPYDLREGVANGTLNANLYRIFPGFSSINQEENETNFSYNSLQAGLRMENRHGLTLQLAYTWSHEIDEVSYDLNGLSNPFNAAYDRGSGGLDRRHIFNANYIYSLPFFRNSSNGLARTTLGGWEISGITIVQSGVPQYITYTGADTLGLGGGTTNRPNLVSNITYPKKRSEWFSTNSFAAPIAPWNGGSNQGFGNAGKDAIVLPGRLNFNLSLFKSIALTSSAEGPRLELRFESFNTFNHTQFNGVDAGSADANFGQVTSAYDPRVLQLGGKLQF, encoded by the coding sequence ATGGAATACGATGCGATGCAAAATGATCGTGGTGCGTCAATTCTCGCGCTGAAACTACCAGTATTGACTTGTTTGAAAATATGGCTCGCATTGATCGCCATATTCGTGATGCTGGTCCCCGTGGCGCGGGCTCAGGACAACGCCACCATCACCGGAACGGTGGTGGATTCAAGCGGCGCAATCGTCGCGAATGCCCAGGTTTCGCTGGGGAACGATGCAACCGCTCAAACAAGGAATGTTACTTCCAACAATGCGGGAGCGTATCGTTTTGCAAACGTAGGCGTCGGGCGTTATACGCTGAGCAGCTCTGTCGCGGGCTTTCAAAAATATGTCAAAACTGGCATCGTGGTCAATGTCGCTCAGACTCTCGAAGAGAATATCGCTCTTACCGTGGGCAGCCAGGAACAGACAGTCACTGTGACAGCGAACGCTTTGCAGGTTCAGTCTGAAACCAATGAACTCAGTAACCTTATCAGCGGCAAACAGGTCTCCCAATTAGCTACCAACGGCCGCAATGTAACAGCGCTTGCAGCTTTGGGCATGGGGGTCTCCAATACCCTATCGGATTTTGGCGGCGTGAATGCGCTGACTTCGAGCAACTCCATCAGCTTCAACGGAACCCGCGTCAGCCATAACATCTATCTGTTAGATGGAGGGGAGCTGAACGATCGCGGTTGCGGCGGCTGTTTTAGTTCTCTGCCTTCTATCGACGCCCTCGCCGAATTCCAGACGCTTGGCAGTAACTATGGACCAGACTACGGCATCGGTTCTGGTGGAACGATCCTCATGGTGATCAAGTCAGGCACTCGCCAGTTCCACGGGGGGCTGTGGGAATTCAACCGAAATGAAGCCTTCGACGCCAACAATTACTTTACGAATCTGGCAGGACAATCGCGTCCCAAGTTCAGGCTGAATACTTATGGCGGCAATATCGGCGGCCCTCTCTGGATCCCCCATATTTATAACGATTCACGCAACCGAACATTCTTCTTCGTCAATGAAGAGTGGAGAAAGCTGATTCAGGGGAGCGCGCCTTCTGTCGTGAATACGATTGCGGCTAATAATTTTCCTGCCCCCAATCAGTCATTGGCCTACACGGTTGCAGACAAGGCGCCTATTCCGGTGGTTCCTGCCACCACAGATCCAGCCAAACTCCAGATCTATGCAGCCAACAACCTGCATATTGGACAGCCCTTTCCCAATAATGTCATCCCCGCAGCCCTGATCGACCAGAACGCAGTCTTAGAGGTGAACGCGGGAACCTTCCCGAAGCCGAATCTAGGGACAAATCAATACATCTCTTCGATCCCTCAGCCTACGGATGTCCGTGAGGACGTAGTTCGCATCGACCATACCATCAATAGCAAATTGCAGTTGATGGGCCATTATCTCCATGACGCAGTCAGTCAAACGTATTATCCGCCGCTGTGGGGGGATAGTACTTATCCGACTGTCGGCACGGCCATGCTCAATCCATCCTGGTCTGCGACCATCAAGCTGACACAGACCTATTCACCTTCATTGCTGAACGAAACCGCATTCCTTTACAGCGGCAATACGATTCACCTGAGCCCGGTCGCCGGAGCGGACTCCGCATTTGCGCAACCCGCTGGATGGACAGCGACCAGCTTCTTTCCCCTTGCGAACAATGTCGGCAGCCGCATGCCGGAGATTGATCTGCAAGGTTCACCCCTGAATACAAACTGGAGTTCGAGCTACTTTCCCTGGAAGAACTCATATCAAGGCTATGAGACCCGGGACGATCTCTCCTGGACCCACGGAAAGCACCAGTTCAAATTTGGCGCCAGCGTCCTGCACGACCCCAAGAACCAGCAATTGCAGGCAAACACACAAGGCACTGCTGCTTTCAACTCCAGCGGCTTTTCCGGCGATTCGTATGTCAACTTCCTGCTGGGAGATGCGGCAACCTTTACTCAACTGCAATACTTGGCGGGCAAGCATTGGGTCAACAACAATTACGGCTTCTATGGCAATGACAACTGGCATATTACGCCGCGGTTGACTCTCAACCTTGGTCTTCGTTATGACGGAATGCCACATGCCTTCGAACGATATAACCAGTTTGCGAATTTCGTTCCGTCGGCTTACAACACGTCTTTGGGCAATCCTCTCAACCCAGATGGCACGCTCAATCCCGCTTCGCTGACAAGCTTCAACGGCGCACAGTTTTATCTCAATGGCATCAAGGAGGCTGGCGCGAATGGCTTCTCTCGCGGAGTCGTTCAAAACAGCTACTACACCTTTGAACCCAGGGTTGGATTTGCCTACAGTGCTACCAATGACGGAAGGACAGTGGTCCGCGGTGGCTTTGGAGTGTTCTATGAGCGAGTTCAGGGTAACGACGTCTATAACGCCGCTTTGAATCCTCCCTTTGCCTACCAGCCTTCCGCTACCAATGTTTCCTTCTCCAATCCGAACACCAGTGCTTTGACTGGAATTACAACAACACAGAGCTTCCCCTCTGTTCTTACCAATCTGGAGTATAAGTACTCGCCACCCGGAACGATAATGTTCAGCTTTGGGGTCCAGCGGGAGCTGGCTCCTTCAATCATTGCTGTATTGCAGTATGCAGGTTCCTTAGGCTGGGACCAGAGCGATGGCCGGGCAATCAACACATTGCCTTTGACTGATCCTAACAATGCGGCGAATCCGTATGACCTGCGAGAAGGTGTTGCGAATGGAACGCTGAATGCAAACCTCTATCGCATCTTCCCCGGTTTTAGCTCGATAAACCAGGAAGAGAACGAGACTAATTTCAGCTACAACTCTCTTCAGGCAGGCCTCCGCATGGAGAACCGGCACGGTCTGACTCTTCAACTGGCCTATACCTGGTCTCATGAGATCGATGAGGTGAGCTACGACCTGAATGGGCTCTCGAATCCATTCAATGCGGCCTATGACCGTGGTTCGGGAGGACTCGACCGTCGCCATATCTTCAATGCGAACTACATTTATAGCTTGCCGTTCTTCAGGAACAGTTCCAATGGGCTGGCCCGCACGACGCTTGGGGGCTGGGAAATCTCCGGGATTACGATTGTGCAATCGGGAGTTCCGCAATACATCACCTATACAGGTGCCGATACTCTCGGTCTTGGAGGAGGCACGACGAATCGTCCAAACCTGGTGTCGAACATCACCTATCCCAAGAAACGGTCCGAATGGTTCAGTACCAACTCGTTTGCTGCGCCAATCGCCCCCTGGAATGGCGGTTCAAACCAAGGCTTCGGCAATGCCGGAAAAGATGCGATTGTCCTTCCGGGACGTCTGAACTTCAATCTGTCCTTGTTCAAATCCATTGCGTTGACCTCCTCCGCAGAGGGACCGAGACTGGAACTGCGGTTTGAGTCCTTCAATACCTTCAACCATACGCAATTCAACGGTGTAGATGCGGGCTCTGCTGACGCGAATTTCGGGCAGGTAACATCTGCCTACGATCCGCGAGTTTTGCAACTGGGTGGAAAGTTGCAGTTCTAA
- a CDS encoding aldehyde dehydrogenase family protein encodes MTTDTIVLIEQETHNLLASLGVPASAYSGGSLTVYTPITGEVIAQVSKASPAAATEAISAAHTAFIEWRTIPAPKRGELVRLLGEELRAALPALGRLVTIETGKLLSEGFGEVQEMIDICTFAAGLSRQLAGLTLPSERAQHRMMETWHPLGVVGIISAFNFPVAVWSWNAALALVCGDAIVWKPSEKTPLTALAVQALFERAAAKFGGVPHGLTTLLIGDAEVGQQLVDSPLVPLVSATGSTAMGRAVAPRLAVRFARAILELGGNNAAIVCPSADLDLALRAIAFSAIGTAGQRCTTLRRLIVHESIYPTLIARLKKVYTSIVIGDPRETGTLVGPLIDEQSFLAMQAALDGARSLGATITGGERVKSIGDSQAFYVRPALVEISTQAEVVKRETFAPILYVMKYSNFADALALHNDVPQGLSSSIFTMNLREAEQFLSATGSDCGISNVNIGTSGAEIGGAFGGEKETGGGRESGSDAWKQYMRRATNTINYGSELPLAQGVSFEIE; translated from the coding sequence ATGACTACCGACACTATCGTTCTAATTGAGCAGGAGACCCACAATCTGCTGGCCTCGTTGGGCGTACCGGCCAGTGCATACTCCGGTGGAAGCCTCACTGTTTACACGCCAATCACTGGCGAAGTCATCGCGCAGGTTTCTAAAGCAAGTCCTGCTGCAGCAACTGAAGCAATCTCTGCCGCTCATACCGCTTTTATTGAGTGGCGAACCATCCCTGCACCCAAACGGGGAGAGTTGGTGCGGTTGCTGGGCGAGGAGTTGCGTGCGGCACTCCCCGCATTAGGCCGCCTTGTAACCATCGAGACTGGAAAGCTCCTCTCAGAGGGCTTCGGCGAAGTGCAGGAGATGATCGATATCTGTACTTTCGCAGCAGGGCTCTCGCGTCAACTCGCCGGACTTACCCTTCCATCAGAGCGCGCTCAACATCGCATGATGGAGACGTGGCACCCACTCGGTGTAGTGGGCATCATCTCCGCTTTCAACTTTCCCGTCGCCGTCTGGTCATGGAACGCCGCATTGGCACTCGTGTGCGGAGATGCCATAGTGTGGAAGCCCTCGGAGAAGACTCCTCTCACGGCGCTCGCAGTGCAGGCACTCTTTGAGCGTGCCGCCGCAAAGTTCGGTGGAGTGCCGCACGGCCTCACGACGCTTTTGATAGGAGATGCGGAGGTCGGGCAGCAGCTTGTGGACTCTCCGCTTGTTCCTCTGGTATCTGCGACAGGATCGACCGCAATGGGCCGAGCCGTTGCTCCACGACTTGCCGTACGTTTCGCGCGTGCAATCCTCGAGTTGGGTGGGAACAACGCAGCCATCGTTTGCCCCAGTGCAGACCTCGACCTTGCACTTCGAGCTATCGCCTTCTCTGCCATCGGAACCGCCGGCCAGCGTTGCACAACGCTCCGCCGATTGATTGTCCACGAGTCAATCTATCCCACGCTGATCGCTCGTCTAAAAAAGGTGTACACCTCCATCGTCATCGGTGACCCACGCGAAACTGGAACATTGGTTGGGCCCCTTATCGACGAGCAATCATTCCTCGCTATGCAAGCGGCACTCGATGGGGCACGCAGTCTGGGTGCGACGATCACCGGTGGAGAACGAGTCAAGTCGATCGGCGATTCTCAGGCTTTTTACGTTCGTCCCGCACTGGTCGAAATCTCCACTCAAGCAGAGGTCGTCAAGCGCGAGACTTTCGCACCCATTCTCTACGTCATGAAGTACAGCAACTTCGCCGATGCCCTTGCTCTGCATAACGACGTGCCGCAAGGCCTCTCCTCTTCCATCTTCACCATGAATCTGCGCGAGGCCGAACAGTTTCTCTCCGCCACCGGATCGGACTGCGGCATATCCAACGTCAACATCGGCACCTCCGGCGCTGAAATTGGCGGAGCATTTGGCGGAGAGAAAGAGACCGGTGGCGGCAGAGAATCAGGCTCCGATGCATGGAAACAATATATGCGCCGCGCCACCAACACCATCAACTATGGAAGCGAACTGCCGCTCGCTCAAGGCGTGAGTTTTGAGATTGAATAA
- a CDS encoding APC family permease, whose translation MEQRRQMGLAGTIAVVMGESIALGIFLTPAAMAKSLGSPALLASVWGGMGLIAMCGALCYSELAVRFPHAGGEYVYLREGYGGRVAFLYGWMSAAVMDPGLAAALAMGATPYIFSMLGISQRSRLWVPALLLVALAGINYVGTRLSRRVMSAANLLKVGVLLCLVAWAWFSGHSTIGNILPLVHRRAGSEPIFGAVAGATVAAFFSFGGWWEAGKIAGEVRNPRRNLPLAFTCGVLLVTLVYLLVSFAFLSVVPLDRIVSNTAFVAQFGEALFGSLGGRVLSACVLLSVLGGMMAMTMAAPRVYYAMAKDGAFFSIFGRLHPRFGTPANAVLLQMGLALLVLCFGAFDRILSFIIFSAICFLALSAASLFRLKEPVRRWWYPAAPILFLVGCGAINLLILMHDPLPALLGLLAVLCGDPIRHFFFSSRQSVTTQVPEQTLP comes from the coding sequence ATGGAACAGCGTCGTCAGATGGGTTTGGCAGGTACGATCGCCGTCGTCATGGGCGAGTCGATCGCGCTCGGCATCTTCCTTACCCCCGCCGCTATGGCGAAGTCTCTGGGGTCTCCAGCGCTGTTGGCTTCGGTGTGGGGCGGCATGGGGCTGATCGCAATGTGCGGCGCGCTCTGCTACTCGGAGCTTGCGGTTCGCTTTCCTCATGCGGGCGGCGAGTATGTCTATCTGCGCGAAGGCTATGGTGGACGCGTCGCTTTTCTGTACGGCTGGATGTCCGCCGCAGTGATGGATCCAGGTCTCGCAGCGGCTTTAGCAATGGGTGCCACACCGTACATCTTTTCGATGCTGGGAATATCCCAGCGTTCGCGGCTTTGGGTCCCAGCGCTTTTGCTTGTCGCGCTTGCCGGGATCAACTACGTGGGAACGCGCCTTAGCCGTCGCGTGATGTCGGCAGCGAACCTGTTGAAGGTTGGTGTGCTGCTGTGTCTTGTAGCATGGGCGTGGTTCTCCGGACACTCGACCATCGGCAACATACTGCCGCTGGTGCATCGACGCGCGGGGTCGGAACCGATCTTCGGTGCGGTCGCGGGTGCAACGGTTGCCGCGTTTTTCAGCTTCGGAGGATGGTGGGAGGCGGGAAAGATTGCCGGCGAGGTCCGCAATCCACGGCGAAATCTACCGTTGGCATTCACCTGCGGCGTTCTGCTGGTGACGCTAGTCTACCTTCTTGTGAGCTTCGCGTTTCTCTCCGTGGTGCCGCTCGACCGCATCGTCTCCAACACCGCATTCGTGGCCCAGTTCGGCGAGGCACTGTTTGGAAGCCTCGGCGGGCGAGTGCTCTCGGCTTGCGTTTTGCTCTCGGTGCTGGGCGGGATGATGGCGATGACGATGGCCGCGCCGCGCGTCTATTATGCGATGGCGAAGGACGGCGCATTCTTCTCCATCTTCGGACGGCTGCACCCGCGCTTCGGGACGCCTGCGAATGCGGTCCTGTTGCAGATGGGTCTGGCCCTGCTGGTCCTGTGCTTTGGAGCATTCGACCGCATTCTCTCATTCATTATTTTTTCGGCAATCTGCTTTCTTGCGCTCTCTGCCGCTTCTCTCTTCCGCTTGAAGGAGCCGGTGCGGCGATGGTGGTATCCCGCTGCTCCGATTCTCTTCCTCGTTGGTTGCGGCGCAATCAACCTGCTCATCCTGATGCATGATCCGCTTCCAGCTTTGCTTGGCCTGCTCGCCGTGCTGTGCGGAGATCCCATCCGCCACTTCTTCTTCTCTTCGCGGCAATCTGTCACGACGCAGGTTCCAGAACAAACTCTTCCCTGA